Proteins co-encoded in one Anabaena sphaerica FACHB-251 genomic window:
- a CDS encoding type I polyketide synthase: MSMEIYESMEGIAIIGISGRFPGAKNITEFWQNLCDGVEAISQFSDEELTAEGVDSSLLDNPNYIKVGSVLEDIDLFDAGFFSFNPKEAEMTDPQHRLFLECAWEALENAGYDVQRCESRIGVYAGASLNNYSSFQLNTDQIGSANSFQKLIGNDKDFLSTRVSYKLNLTGPSLTVQTACSTSLVATALACQSLLNYQCDMALAGGASVRVPQKTGYLHQEGGILSPDGHCRAFDAKAKGTVIGNGVGIVLLKRLADAIADGDHIYAVIKGSAINNDGSGKVGYTAPSVNGQAEAIAEAIALADIEPETITYIETHGTGTALGDPIEISALTNVFRAETDKKAFCAIGSVKTNIGHLDAAAGVTGLIKTALALQHKLIPPSLNFEQPNPEIDFVNSPFYVNTKLTEWNTNHIPRRAGVSSLGIGGTNAHVILEEAPSLREQGSRGAREQGRNYQLLVLSAKTDSALETATQNLVQYLKGEKLTQRRKGAKEEKEAGIISTSIHEYFELNLSDVAYTLQVGRSVFNYRRFVVCQNIQEAINTLENPDNQQVLTHFEEPTKRAITFMFPGQGAQYVDMGKELYQTEPTFREQVDNCCLLLEPYLGLDLRSVIYPQEFEKQAATEHLKQTSLAQPALFVIEYALAKLWMSWGISPQAIIGHSIGEYVAACLAGVMSLENALALVAVRGKLMQQMSPGAMLSVSASAKEIKNLLGENLDLAAINAPSLCVVSGTNQAIDEFQEKLTALKIESRRLHTSHAFHSSMMEEMLEPFIAEVKKVKLNSPQIPFISNLTGNWILPEQAISSDYWAQHLRETVNFSAGLSVLLQKNESILLEVGPGRTLCSLVKQHTQQAAGQVVLPSLRHPQEEKSDVNFLLNILGRLWIAGVEINWSGFYSHEQRYRVPLPTYPFERQRYWIEPEVQTQLSGKGENKLGKKSNITDWFYIPSWKRVPIIKTKDITSGCSLIFVDEYGIGSKIVQRFQELGQDVITVKVGEAFNQLDSSTYTINPKQADDYYQLLRQLQEEGKIPNQIIHLWSVTQSQALSWETTQNLGFYSLVYLAQAIGQQQISEEIQLFVIANHLHNITGNEELYPEKTTILGACKVIPQEYQNINCRLIDIVLPTLASEEFIAQLLGEITAESQNAIIAYRNDYRWVQTFEPISLEPATKDKIRLRKNGVYLITGGMGGMGLTLAKYLAKTVQAKLILLGRSLTSQNEKIQELEALGAEVLILAADVTNDQQMQNVITQSLERFGTIHGVINTAGVAGAGMIQLKTPAIAESVFAPKVQGTIVLNNVLKNQNLDFLVLCSSLSSIQGGFGQVDYCAANTFLDAFAHWNTETNNRLTISINWDAWQQVGMAVNTNVPNEIKNWRETTLKNAILPTEGIDAFSRILANSLPQVIVSTQDLQAGIEQLNQLVLSLSIAQKPVNAVQVSASRYSRTLQENTYVDPRNEIEQTIANIWEELIGIEKVGIHDNFFELGGHSLLAVQTISRLREAFQVELPLRTLLFDAPTVSELANVIVEKQPQSEELDEIAKLLAEVENLSLEELQKQIAQESPVS, from the coding sequence ATGTCTATGGAAATCTATGAATCAATGGAAGGAATAGCTATTATCGGAATTTCTGGGCGGTTTCCAGGCGCAAAAAATATAACTGAATTTTGGCAAAATTTATGTGATGGAGTTGAGGCAATTTCTCAATTCAGTGATGAAGAATTAACTGCTGAGGGAGTAGATTCATCATTACTTGACAATCCTAACTATATAAAAGTAGGGTCTGTTTTAGAAGATATTGATTTATTTGATGCAGGTTTCTTTAGTTTTAACCCCAAAGAAGCAGAAATGACTGATCCGCAACATCGGTTATTTTTAGAATGTGCTTGGGAAGCTTTAGAAAATGCGGGTTATGATGTGCAAAGATGCGAAAGCAGAATTGGAGTTTATGCTGGTGCTAGTTTAAATAATTATTCATCTTTTCAGTTAAATACTGATCAAATTGGTTCAGCTAATAGCTTCCAGAAATTAATTGGTAATGATAAAGATTTTTTGTCTACTCGCGTTTCCTATAAATTAAATTTAACTGGTCCTAGTCTCACAGTACAAACCGCTTGTTCTACTTCTTTAGTTGCCACTGCTTTAGCTTGCCAAAGTTTGTTGAATTACCAATGTGATATGGCTTTAGCTGGTGGTGCTTCGGTGCGTGTACCCCAAAAAACCGGGTATTTACACCAAGAAGGAGGTATTTTATCACCTGATGGCCATTGTCGCGCTTTTGATGCTAAAGCCAAAGGAACGGTTATTGGTAATGGTGTGGGAATCGTGTTGTTAAAAAGGTTAGCGGATGCGATCGCAGACGGTGATCATATCTATGCAGTCATCAAAGGCAGTGCTATCAATAACGATGGTTCTGGTAAAGTTGGTTACACTGCACCGAGTGTAAATGGACAAGCAGAGGCGATCGCAGAAGCCATAGCTTTAGCAGACATAGAACCGGAAACCATTACTTATATTGAAACTCACGGTACAGGAACAGCTTTAGGCGACCCCATAGAGATATCTGCATTAACAAATGTTTTTCGTGCAGAGACAGACAAAAAAGCTTTCTGTGCTATTGGTTCTGTCAAAACAAATATTGGACATTTAGACGCTGCTGCTGGGGTTACAGGTTTAATAAAAACCGCTTTGGCTTTGCAACATAAATTAATTCCTCCTAGCTTAAATTTTGAACAACCTAACCCAGAAATTGATTTTGTAAATAGTCCTTTTTATGTCAATACTAAATTGACAGAATGGAATACAAATCATATACCCCGACGTGCTGGAGTTAGTTCTTTAGGTATTGGTGGGACTAATGCTCATGTGATCTTGGAAGAAGCACCCTCTTTAAGAGAGCAGGGGAGCAGGGGAGCAAGGGAGCAGGGTAGAAATTATCAATTGTTGGTACTTTCTGCTAAAACTGATTCAGCTTTAGAAACTGCTACTCAAAATTTAGTTCAATATCTTAAAGGCGAAAAGCTCACGCAAAGACGCAAAGGCGCAAAGGAAGAAAAGGAAGCAGGTATTATATCTACATCAATTCACGAATATTTTGAGTTGAATTTGTCAGATGTAGCTTATACATTGCAAGTAGGGAGAAGTGTTTTTAATTATCGTCGGTTTGTAGTTTGTCAAAACATTCAAGAGGCAATAAATACCCTAGAAAATCCTGATAATCAACAGGTATTAACTCATTTTGAAGAACCTACAAAACGGGCTATTACTTTCATGTTTCCTGGACAGGGCGCTCAATATGTGGACATGGGTAAGGAACTTTATCAAACTGAGCCGACATTTAGGGAACAGGTTGATAATTGTTGTCTACTACTCGAACCGTATTTAGGTTTAGATTTACGCTCGGTTATTTATCCTCAAGAATTTGAAAAACAAGCAGCAACAGAACACTTAAAACAAACATCCTTAGCACAACCAGCATTGTTTGTAATTGAATATGCGTTAGCTAAATTGTGGATGTCTTGGGGTATTTCTCCTCAAGCAATTATTGGTCATAGTATTGGTGAATATGTAGCCGCTTGTTTAGCTGGTGTCATGTCTTTAGAAAATGCCTTAGCTTTGGTTGCTGTGCGAGGAAAATTGATGCAGCAAATGTCACCAGGTGCAATGCTTTCTGTTTCTGCATCAGCAAAAGAAATTAAAAATTTACTAGGTGAAAATTTAGATTTAGCAGCTATTAATGCACCTTCTTTGTGTGTAGTTTCAGGAACTAATCAAGCTATAGATGAATTTCAGGAAAAACTAACTGCATTAAAAATAGAATCTCGTCGTTTACATACCTCCCATGCTTTTCACTCCTCCATGATGGAAGAAATGTTAGAACCATTTATTGCGGAAGTGAAAAAAGTAAAACTTAATTCTCCCCAAATTCCTTTTATTTCTAATTTAACGGGGAATTGGATTTTACCAGAACAAGCAATATCTTCTGATTATTGGGCGCAGCATTTACGAGAAACAGTCAATTTTTCTGCTGGTTTATCAGTTTTATTACAAAAAAATGAAAGCATTTTGTTAGAAGTAGGACCAGGAAGAACTTTATGTAGTCTAGTTAAACAACATACCCAACAAGCAGCGGGACAGGTTGTTTTACCTTCTTTGCGTCATCCCCAGGAAGAAAAATCAGATGTTAATTTCTTGCTCAATATTTTAGGGCGGTTGTGGATAGCAGGAGTTGAAATCAATTGGTCTGGTTTTTATAGCCATGAACAACGTTATCGCGTACCTTTACCAACTTATCCCTTTGAACGTCAGCGTTATTGGATTGAACCAGAAGTACAAACTCAATTATCTGGTAAAGGTGAAAACAAGCTAGGTAAAAAGTCTAATATTACTGATTGGTTTTATATTCCTTCTTGGAAACGAGTCCCCATTATCAAAACCAAAGATATTACATCTGGTTGCTCGTTAATTTTTGTAGACGAATATGGCATTGGTTCAAAAATTGTGCAAAGATTTCAAGAACTGGGACAGGATGTAATTACTGTCAAAGTTGGAGAAGCCTTTAATCAACTAGATAGCAGTACCTACACTATCAACCCCAAACAAGCAGATGATTATTATCAATTGCTGCGACAGTTACAGGAAGAAGGTAAAATACCTAATCAAATAATTCATTTGTGGAGTGTTACCCAATCACAAGCTTTATCTTGGGAAACAACTCAAAATTTAGGTTTTTACAGTCTTGTGTATCTAGCGCAAGCTATTGGACAACAACAGATAAGTGAAGAAATTCAACTGTTTGTGATTGCCAATCATCTGCATAATATCACAGGAAATGAAGAATTATATCCTGAGAAAACAACTATCTTGGGTGCTTGTAAAGTTATTCCCCAAGAATATCAGAATATAAATTGTCGTTTGATTGATATTGTACTACCAACATTAGCCAGTGAAGAGTTTATAGCGCAATTACTGGGAGAAATAACAGCAGAATCACAAAATGCTATCATTGCTTACCGTAATGATTACCGTTGGGTACAAACTTTTGAACCTATTTCTCTAGAACCAGCTACCAAAGATAAAATTCGGTTACGAAAAAACGGCGTTTACCTGATTACAGGTGGTATGGGAGGTATGGGTTTAACCTTAGCTAAATACCTAGCCAAAACTGTACAAGCTAAACTGATTTTATTAGGACGTTCGTTAACATCGCAAAACGAAAAAATTCAGGAATTAGAAGCTTTAGGTGCGGAAGTATTGATACTTGCTGCTGATGTGACAAATGATCAGCAAATGCAGAATGTTATTACTCAATCTTTAGAACGCTTTGGTACAATTCACGGTGTCATCAATACTGCGGGTGTGGCTGGTGCTGGGATGATTCAACTCAAAACCCCAGCAATTGCCGAAAGTGTTTTTGCTCCTAAAGTGCAAGGAACAATAGTTTTAAATAATGTCCTCAAAAATCAGAATTTAGACTTTTTAGTTCTTTGTTCATCCTTAAGTTCAATTCAAGGAGGATTTGGACAAGTAGATTATTGTGCTGCAAATACCTTTTTAGATGCCTTTGCTCATTGGAATACAGAAACAAATAACAGATTGACAATTTCTATTAACTGGGATGCCTGGCAACAAGTTGGCATGGCAGTGAATACTAATGTTCCTAATGAAATCAAAAACTGGCGCGAAACAACTTTAAAAAATGCTATTCTACCTACAGAAGGAATTGATGCCTTTAGCCGCATTTTAGCTAATTCACTACCACAAGTGATAGTTTCCACCCAAGATTTACAAGCAGGAATTGAGCAGCTTAACCAATTAGTGTTATCTTTATCAATTGCTCAAAAACCAGTAAATGCTGTTCAAGTATCTGCTAGTAGATATTCACGCACTCTGCAAGAAAATACTTATGTAGATCCTCGTAACGAAATTGAACAAACTATTGCGAATATCTGGGAAGAACTCATAGGTATTGAGAAAGTAGGAATTCACGATAACTTCTTTGAATTAGGTGGACATTCTTTATTAGCAGTCCAAACTATTTCTCGCCTCAGAGAAGCCTTTCAGGTCGAATTACCACTACGCACTCTCCTTTTTGATGCGCCAACAGTTAGCGAATTAGCTAATGTCATTGTCGAAAAACAACCACAATCAGAAGAACTTGATGAAATCGCCAAACTATTAGCAGAAGTAGAAAATCTTTCCCTTGAAGAACTCCAAAAACAAATAGCTCAAGAATCACCAGTTAGTTAA
- a CDS encoding non-ribosomal peptide synthetase — protein MKDINERIAALSPEQRALFEMRLKQKNLQIKKSTSIPKRTASDILTLSLSQERLWLLHQLQPDTPLYNESSLLHLTGVLNTIALQKSINEIIKRHEILRTSFQVVDEQTLQIIDPKVTFKLTNIELPTYSETEVNQIVTEKARQAFDLSQAPLFRGMLIRISEQEHILLLTKHHIISDGWSWQIFYRELAALYQGFCQNIPAKLPELPIQYADFARWQKQDLQEKSHQLNYWKQKLKDAPPILNLPTDYPRPAQQSFQGARTTIIIPQILTDALKSFSQQEGVTLFMVLLAAFKTLLYRYTGQTDLSVGTPVANRTHSEIENLLGCFVNTLVLRTDVSGELSFKELVKRVRETALAAYTHQELPFEQLVKELQPERTLSHTPLFQVMFVFQDAPMLVLQMPNLTLAPLIIDNGSAKFDLTLYVEDTKQELIGFLEYNTDLFHADTVNRMVGHLQTLLEGVVANSQQSLCDLPLLTASERYQLLEEWNNTQVDYPQDQCIHQLFEAQVEKTPDAVAVVFDNQQLTYQEVNTKANQLAHYLQKLGVKPEVLVGICVERSLEMIIAILAVLKAGGAYIPLDPAFPQQRLALMLEDSQALILLSQKHLIESLSTHKAQIICLDQDWENIATQEITNPKVKVKSDNLIYTIYTSGSTGKPKGVQIIHSNVVNFLTAIQQELHLTHADSLLSVTTLSFDIAGLEIFLPLIIGAKLILVSREVATDGIQLLQQLNNTSTTVMQATPATWRMLLDAGWQGKSRLKVLCGGEALPQNLAEKLSSRSAQLWNLYGPTETTIWSTIHQIQDPKQTIPIGRPLANTQIYILDKSLQPVPVGVTGEIYIGGAGVARGYFNRPELTQEKFIANPFSDNPGEKLYKTGDLGRYLANGEIEYLGRIDYQIKMRGFRIELSEIETIINQHLSIQTNIVVLREDTPGNKTLVAYLTLQPEHSLTIEELRRFLESQLPGYMIPSAFVILETLPLTPNGKIDRASLPAPDPTKLIQSSHFVAASTPIENKLAEIWMEVLGINKVGIHDNFFELGGHSLLATQVISQVRKALGVEIPLCYLFATPTVAGLAKHIEKAINEKTELNSLPLIPVDRNTELSLSFGQQRLWFIHQLDPESTAYNGYDMVRLEGLLNVPALEESINEIVRRHEILRTCFAVFEGRPIQKIISELRIPLPIVDLQHLPEIEREKEVQRLEVENAQIPFDLSQAPLLRFVLLRLTQEEHILLVTNHHIISDAWSAAVLIKEVSILYQAFATGQLYPLPELPIQYADYAVWQQQWLQGERLDNQLNYWKKQLENAKIILELPTDNPRTQVQTALGKKHSFTLSSTLSNKLKSLSQQEGVTLFMTLLTAFNTLLYHYTQQEDILVGSPIANRNRNELEGLIGFFVNTLVLRTNLADKPTFRELLQRVKETALEAYAHQDLPFEKLVSELQLERTLNYSPLFQVWFVLQNTPKSDLKLAGLNLSILESESGTVRHDLKLQLTETPEGLQGFFEYKTDLFHATTINRMAVVLETLLLTVLEKPDIQLDQLVKILQETEKQQQIRQNQELQKNRIQKLGKIKRKAITGEN, from the coding sequence ATGAAAGATATAAATGAAAGAATTGCCGCCTTATCCCCTGAACAACGAGCATTGTTTGAAATGCGGCTGAAGCAAAAAAATTTACAGATTAAAAAATCAACATCAATTCCGAAAAGAACAGCATCGGATATTTTAACTTTATCGTTAAGTCAAGAGAGGTTGTGGTTACTGCATCAACTACAACCAGATACACCTTTATATAATGAATCTAGTTTGTTGCATTTAACAGGTGTGCTTAATACTATAGCTTTACAAAAAAGTATTAATGAAATTATTAAAAGACACGAAATTCTTCGTACTAGCTTTCAAGTTGTAGATGAGCAAACTTTACAAATTATTGATCCTAAAGTTACATTTAAACTAACAAATATTGAATTACCAACCTACTCAGAAACAGAAGTAAATCAAATTGTCACAGAAAAAGCTCGTCAAGCTTTTGACCTGAGCCAAGCACCCCTGTTTCGGGGTATGCTAATTCGTATCAGTGAGCAAGAACATATTCTGCTACTCACAAAGCATCATATTATTTCTGATGGTTGGTCATGGCAAATATTTTATCGAGAATTAGCAGCACTATACCAAGGTTTCTGTCAAAATATTCCGGCAAAATTGCCAGAATTACCCATTCAATATGCGGATTTTGCACGGTGGCAAAAACAAGATTTACAGGAGAAATCCCATCAGCTTAATTACTGGAAGCAAAAACTTAAAGATGCGCCACCGATTCTCAATTTACCAACAGATTATCCCCGTCCTGCACAGCAAAGTTTTCAAGGTGCGCGTACAACTATTATAATTCCACAAATACTAACAGATGCACTCAAATCTTTTAGTCAACAGGAAGGCGTTACCCTGTTTATGGTATTGCTGGCAGCGTTTAAAACCTTACTTTACCGTTACACAGGACAAACAGATTTATCAGTTGGAACACCTGTTGCAAACCGAACCCACAGTGAAATTGAGAATTTACTGGGATGCTTCGTTAACACTTTAGTTCTCAGAACTGATGTATCTGGAGAATTGAGTTTTAAAGAGTTGGTGAAACGAGTCCGCGAGACAGCTTTAGCTGCTTATACTCATCAAGAATTACCCTTTGAACAGCTAGTTAAAGAACTACAACCGGAACGAACATTAAGCCACACTCCTCTATTTCAGGTGATGTTTGTTTTTCAAGATGCACCAATGTTAGTTCTACAAATGCCAAATTTAACCTTAGCTCCCTTAATAATAGATAACGGAAGTGCTAAGTTTGATTTGACGTTATATGTGGAAGATACAAAGCAAGAATTAATTGGATTTTTAGAATATAACACCGACTTGTTTCATGCTGACACTGTTAATAGAATGGTGGGACATTTACAGACTTTATTAGAGGGTGTAGTTGCAAATTCTCAACAAAGTTTGTGTGACTTACCATTGCTTACTGCTAGCGAACGTTATCAATTATTAGAAGAGTGGAATAATACACAAGTTGATTATCCCCAAGACCAATGTATTCATCAATTATTTGAAGCTCAAGTTGAGAAAACCCCTGATGCTGTAGCAGTGGTATTTGACAATCAGCAATTAACATATCAGGAAGTCAACACCAAAGCAAATCAACTTGCTCACTACTTGCAAAAACTGGGAGTAAAACCAGAAGTATTGGTGGGTATTTGTGTAGAGCGATCGCTTGAAATGATAATTGCTATTTTAGCAGTTCTCAAAGCAGGAGGCGCATACATCCCACTAGATCCGGCATTTCCTCAACAGCGTTTAGCTTTAATGTTGGAAGACTCTCAAGCTCTAATTTTGCTATCTCAAAAACATTTAATTGAGAGTCTTTCTACTCACAAAGCTCAAATCATTTGTTTAGATCAAGACTGGGAAAATATCGCTACCCAGGAAATAACCAACCCCAAGGTTAAAGTTAAATCAGATAATTTAATCTACACTATCTATACCTCCGGTTCTACAGGTAAACCCAAAGGTGTACAAATTATTCACAGCAATGTCGTGAATTTTCTCACTGCAATACAGCAAGAATTACACTTAACCCATGCAGATAGTTTACTTTCAGTTACTACCCTATCTTTTGATATTGCTGGGTTAGAAATTTTTCTGCCTTTAATAATAGGAGCTAAGTTAATTTTAGTCAGTCGAGAAGTAGCAACAGATGGCATACAGTTATTACAACAATTAAATAATACTTCTACCACTGTCATGCAAGCTACCCCTGCAACTTGGCGAATGTTATTAGATGCAGGTTGGCAAGGAAAATCACGGTTAAAAGTTCTTTGTGGTGGAGAAGCCTTACCTCAGAATTTAGCTGAAAAATTATCCTCACGATCTGCACAACTTTGGAATTTATACGGACCAACTGAAACAACTATTTGGTCTACAATTCATCAAATTCAAGATCCTAAACAAACAATTCCTATCGGTCGTCCTCTGGCTAATACCCAAATATATATTTTAGATAAATCTTTACAACCTGTACCTGTAGGCGTTACTGGAGAAATATATATTGGTGGTGCTGGTGTCGCACGGGGTTATTTTAACCGACCAGAGTTAACTCAAGAAAAATTTATTGCTAACCCTTTTAGTGATAACCCAGGAGAAAAATTATATAAAACAGGTGACTTGGGTCGTTATCTTGCCAATGGAGAAATTGAATATTTAGGACGCATTGACTATCAAATAAAAATGCGCGGTTTTCGTATTGAATTATCAGAGATTGAAACCATTATTAATCAACATTTATCAATCCAGACAAATATAGTAGTTTTAAGGGAAGATACACCAGGAAATAAAACTTTAGTAGCTTATCTAACTTTACAACCAGAACATTCATTAACAATTGAAGAATTACGTCGTTTTCTAGAATCGCAACTACCGGGTTACATGATACCCTCTGCTTTTGTGATTCTAGAGACACTGCCATTAACACCAAATGGCAAAATAGATAGAGCATCTTTACCAGCACCAGACCCTACAAAACTTATACAATCATCTCATTTTGTCGCCGCTTCCACTCCCATAGAAAATAAACTGGCTGAAATTTGGATGGAGGTACTTGGTATTAACAAAGTCGGTATTCATGACAATTTCTTTGAGTTGGGTGGACATTCTTTATTAGCTACTCAGGTAATTTCCCAAGTGCGAAAAGCATTAGGGGTAGAAATACCACTATGTTATTTATTTGCAACACCCACAGTAGCTGGACTTGCCAAACATATAGAAAAGGCAATTAATGAAAAAACAGAATTAAATTCATTGCCTTTAATACCTGTTGACAGAAATACAGAATTATCTCTATCTTTTGGACAGCAAAGATTGTGGTTTATTCATCAATTAGACCCTGAATCAACAGCCTATAATGGTTATGATATGGTGAGGCTGGAAGGATTATTAAATGTTCCAGCACTAGAAGAAAGCATTAACGAAATTGTGCGGCGACATGAAATTTTACGGACGTGCTTTGCAGTTTTTGAAGGGAGACCAATTCAAAAAATTATTTCTGAATTGAGAATACCTTTACCAATTGTAGATTTACAGCACTTACCAGAAATTGAAAGGGAAAAAGAAGTGCAAAGGTTAGAGGTAGAAAATGCCCAGATACCTTTTGATTTGTCACAAGCACCATTACTGCGGTTTGTGTTATTACGTCTCACCCAAGAAGAACACATTTTGTTGGTGACAAACCATCATATTATCTCTGATGCTTGGTCAGCAGCAGTGTTAATTAAAGAGGTATCAATACTTTATCAAGCCTTTGCAACTGGTCAACTTTATCCTCTACCAGAATTACCAATTCAATACGCTGATTATGCAGTTTGGCAACAACAATGGTTACAGGGTGAAAGACTTGATAATCAATTAAATTACTGGAAAAAACAGTTAGAAAATGCTAAAATAATTTTAGAATTACCAACAGATAACCCGCGCACCCAAGTACAAACTGCTTTAGGTAAAAAACACTCTTTTACCCTATCTTCAACCCTATCTAATAAGCTAAAATCTCTCAGTCAGCAAGAAGGAGTTACTTTATTTATGACTCTGCTGACAGCTTTTAATACCTTGCTTTACCACTATACACAGCAAGAAGATATACTTGTAGGTTCTCCTATTGCTAACCGTAACCGCAATGAATTAGAAGGGTTAATTGGCTTTTTCGTCAACACTTTAGTATTACGGACTAACCTTGCTGATAAACCTACTTTTCGAGAGTTATTACAACGGGTAAAAGAAACTGCTCTAGAAGCTTATGCACACCAAGATTTACCTTTTGAAAAGTTAGTATCAGAACTACAACTAGAACGAACTTTAAATTATTCACCGCTATTTCAAGTATGGTTTGTTCTCCAAAATACACCCAAATCAGATTTGAAATTAGCAGGTTTAAACCTGAGCATTTTAGAAAGCGAAAGTGGCACGGTTCGTCATGATTTAAAGTTGCAATTAACAGAAACACCCGAAGGGTTACAAGGTTTCTTTGAATATAAAACTGATTTATTTCATGCCACTACTATTAACCGTATGGCAGTTGTTTTAGAAACACTACTCCTAACTGTTTTAGAAAAACCTGATATTCAACTTGACCAACTTGTAAAAATATTACAGGAAACAGAAAAACAACAGCAAATTCGCCAAAATCAAGAATTACAAAAAAACCGGATTCAGAAATTAGGCAAAATAAAACGCAAGGCAATTACTGGCGAAAATTAA
- a CDS encoding LLM class flavin-dependent oxidoreductase, with the protein MEFSILYFSGDGSTTELDKYKLLLETAKFADQNGFTALWTPERHFHPFGGLYPNPSVISAALAMITKNIQLRSGSVVMPLQHPVRVAEEWAVVDNLSGGRVGLCFAPGWHADDFLLRPENYTERKEVMWRDIEILQKLWQGKENEFVNGSGNKVKVKTFPRPIQPQVPIWVTCQADATFIGAGKIGANVLTSLLYATIDDLAQQISLYRRTVAEHGHDPKSCKVSLMMHTYIGENEQLVKEQVKQPFCNYLKTHFGLVETLAKRINFQFNPESFTEEDRQQLLEFAFERYFQQDRVLIGTPESCRQTIARLTEMGVDEIACLVDFGLEFDTVMTSLNKLTDFKQNYQSIKDASKYSSLSLFG; encoded by the coding sequence ATGGAATTCAGCATCCTCTACTTTTCCGGCGACGGCTCAACAACAGAATTAGATAAATATAAACTGTTACTAGAAACAGCTAAATTTGCCGATCAAAATGGGTTTACAGCCCTATGGACTCCCGAACGTCATTTTCATCCTTTCGGGGGTTTGTATCCAAATCCTTCGGTAATTAGTGCAGCTTTAGCAATGATAACTAAGAACATTCAACTCAGATCAGGTAGTGTTGTCATGCCATTACAACATCCTGTTAGAGTTGCTGAAGAATGGGCAGTAGTTGATAATTTATCTGGTGGTAGAGTTGGACTTTGTTTTGCACCTGGTTGGCACGCCGATGATTTTTTATTACGTCCAGAAAATTACACTGAACGTAAAGAAGTTATGTGGCGTGACATCGAGATTTTACAAAAACTCTGGCAAGGTAAAGAAAATGAATTTGTTAATGGTTCAGGTAATAAAGTTAAGGTAAAAACATTTCCTCGACCGATACAACCTCAAGTACCAATTTGGGTTACTTGTCAAGCAGATGCTACATTTATTGGTGCAGGTAAAATAGGTGCTAATGTTTTAACTTCTTTGTTGTATGCAACTATTGATGATTTAGCCCAGCAAATATCCCTGTATCGTCGAACTGTGGCAGAACATGGACATGATCCCAAAAGTTGCAAAGTTTCTTTAATGATGCACACCTATATAGGAGAGAATGAACAATTAGTTAAGGAACAAGTAAAGCAACCTTTTTGTAATTATCTAAAAACACATTTTGGCTTAGTTGAAACCTTAGCTAAACGCATCAATTTTCAATTCAATCCTGAAAGTTTTACAGAAGAAGACCGACAACAGCTTTTAGAATTTGCTTTTGAGCGATATTTCCAACAAGATAGAGTGTTAATTGGTACACCAGAAAGTTGTCGTCAAACAATTGCTCGCTTAACAGAAATGGGCGTAGATGAAATAGCTTGTCTGGTTGATTTTGGATTGGAATTCGATACGGTAATGACAAGCTTGAATAAATTAACAGATTTTAAGCAAAACTATCAGTCAATAAAAGACGCAAGTAAATATTCCAGTCTCAGCTTATTTGGGTGA